The Sporocytophaga myxococcoides genome includes a window with the following:
- the bshA gene encoding N-acetyl-alpha-D-glucosaminyl L-malate synthase BshA: MKIGIVCYPTFGGSGVVATELGIALAKEGHQIHFITYTQPLRLDFFNENLFYHEVAISSYPLFQYPPYELALASKMVDVVLHEKLDLLHVHYAIPHASAAYMAKQILKTKGIIIPVVTTLHGTDITLVGKDASYEPVVTFSINESDGVTAVSADLKKDTYKHFEVTKDIEVIPNFIDLNRFKKQKKEHFKLAICPHGEQLLVHTSNFRAVKRVDDVVRVFDKLRKLIPVKLLLVGDGPERIKIENLCRELKTCSDIRFLGKLDAVEEVLSVADLFIMPSEKESFGLAALEAMACEVPVLSSETGGIPELNINGKTGFMSKVGDIDDMVEKAMIILNPENHQTFRQNALERAKEFDVVNILPLYESFYQRILTNVRETLKV; encoded by the coding sequence ATGAAGATTGGAATAGTTTGTTATCCCACTTTTGGAGGTAGTGGTGTCGTTGCGACAGAGCTTGGTATTGCTCTCGCAAAGGAAGGTCATCAGATTCATTTTATTACTTATACGCAACCTTTAAGGCTGGATTTTTTTAATGAAAACCTTTTCTACCATGAAGTAGCAATTTCTTCTTACCCTCTGTTTCAATATCCTCCTTATGAGCTTGCACTTGCCAGCAAGATGGTTGATGTTGTTTTGCACGAGAAGCTTGACTTACTTCATGTACATTATGCAATACCACACGCTTCTGCTGCATATATGGCCAAGCAGATATTGAAGACAAAAGGAATAATTATTCCGGTAGTAACTACTCTTCATGGTACAGATATCACATTAGTAGGCAAAGATGCATCTTATGAACCTGTTGTAACTTTCAGTATAAATGAGTCTGATGGGGTTACAGCAGTAAGTGCAGATCTGAAAAAAGATACTTACAAACATTTTGAAGTTACCAAAGACATTGAAGTAATTCCTAACTTCATTGACCTTAACAGATTTAAGAAACAGAAAAAAGAGCACTTCAAGCTGGCTATTTGTCCGCATGGAGAGCAGCTTCTTGTACATACTTCTAACTTTAGAGCAGTTAAAAGAGTTGATGATGTAGTGAGGGTCTTTGACAAATTGCGTAAATTGATTCCGGTAAAACTCCTCCTGGTAGGAGATGGTCCTGAAAGAATTAAGATAGAAAACCTTTGCAGGGAGTTAAAGACATGTTCTGATATAAGATTTCTTGGAAAGCTGGATGCTGTCGAAGAAGTACTTTCTGTCGCTGATTTATTCATTATGCCTTCAGAAAAAGAAAGTTTCGGCCTTGCAGCTCTTGAAGCAATGGCATGTGAAGTGCCGGTACTAAGCTCTGAAACCGGAGGTATCCCTGAATTGAATATCAATGGAAAAACAGGATTTATGTCTAAGGTAGGTGATATAGACGATATGGTGGAGAAGGCCATGATAATTTTAAATCCGGAGAATCATCAGACATTCAGACAAAACGCTCTGGAAAGAGCTAAAGAATTTGATGTGGTAAATATTTTGCCTTTATATGAAAGTTTTTACCAGAGAATTCTTACAAATGTTCGGGAAACCTTAAAAGTGTAA
- a CDS encoding sterol desaturase family protein codes for MEDKGFTTNKPKNSGTKQLFDNPILERLSRTHISIPISIFVVISAVLLYYAFRYTTLPGYLIPLLFLGGFLFFTLIEYLVHRFVFHMEPTSNFKKKIQYNMHGVHHEFPKDKDRLAMPPLLSITLAVIFFVIFYSLMNTKVFGFLPGLLMGYASYLFVHYIVHAYAPPKNIFKELWVNHAIHHYKDNSTVFGVSSPLWDYVFGTMPPKKKQA; via the coding sequence ATGGAAGATAAAGGATTTACTACAAATAAGCCGAAGAATAGTGGTACTAAGCAATTATTCGACAATCCGATATTAGAAAGACTCAGCAGAACACATATATCAATACCGATTTCGATTTTTGTTGTGATATCAGCTGTTTTATTATATTACGCATTTAGGTATACCACTCTCCCTGGGTATCTGATCCCGCTGCTGTTTCTGGGAGGATTTCTGTTTTTTACTCTGATTGAATATCTCGTTCATCGGTTTGTATTTCACATGGAGCCTACAAGTAATTTCAAGAAAAAGATCCAGTACAACATGCATGGTGTGCATCATGAATTTCCTAAGGATAAAGACAGGCTGGCAATGCCTCCCTTACTGAGCATTACGCTTGCAGTCATTTTCTTTGTAATTTTCTATTCATTAATGAATACCAAAGTATTTGGATTCTTACCAGGGTTGCTTATGGGATATGCTTCTTATTTATTTGTTCATTATATAGTGCATGCTTATGCTCCTCCAAAGAATATTTTTAAAGAACTTTGGGTGAATCATGCCATACATCATTATAAAGATAATTCTACAGTGTTTGGGGTGTCTTCACCTTTGTGGGATTATGTTTTTGGGACGATGCCTCCTAAAAAGAAACAAGCATAA
- a CDS encoding Hpt domain-containing response regulator, producing the protein MTTSSEYLFQEQPISILFTEDNELNQFLISKLLSTYKDKVEFAESGYEAIEKIRKNHYDIVFMDINLPKLNGIKATQMIRNDINLSGDQLPIIAMTAAENSNMKAFLDAGMNGYISKPFEVRELKEILAKHLGKDIKATTISEQVIVPFTFGNITNKDVLAKMISLFKKHKKEFFEQVTFHIGESNYEAISNTAHKMKSTADVIGIPELKEALNKLENYAKAHEKEEMEKAYKKAQELFIVSEKALEHYN; encoded by the coding sequence ATGACTACTTCAAGCGAATATCTGTTTCAGGAACAGCCTATTTCCATTTTATTTACTGAGGATAATGAGTTGAATCAATTCCTTATATCCAAATTGCTATCTACGTATAAGGATAAAGTTGAATTTGCAGAATCCGGTTATGAAGCAATAGAAAAAATAAGGAAGAATCACTACGATATTGTTTTCATGGATATCAATCTTCCAAAACTCAACGGGATTAAAGCCACTCAAATGATCAGAAACGATATTAATCTTTCTGGCGACCAGTTACCAATTATTGCTATGACTGCTGCTGAAAACAGCAACATGAAGGCATTTCTGGATGCCGGAATGAATGGTTATATCAGCAAACCATTTGAAGTAAGAGAACTGAAAGAAATTCTTGCAAAACACCTTGGAAAGGATATCAAAGCCACTACAATCAGCGAACAAGTGATTGTCCCCTTTACATTCGGAAATATCACCAACAAAGATGTTTTGGCAAAGATGATTTCCTTATTCAAGAAACACAAGAAAGAGTTTTTTGAACAAGTGACTTTCCATATTGGAGAGTCAAATTATGAAGCAATTTCCAATACAGCGCATAAAATGAAATCGACTGCTGATGTAATTGGAATTCCAGAATTAAAAGAAGCTCTGAATAAGCTGGAAAATTACGCAAAGGCTCATGAAAAAGAGGAAATGGAAAAAGCCTATAAAAAAGCTCAAGAGCTTTTCATAGTTTCAGAAAAAGCTCTTGAGCATTACAATTAA
- a CDS encoding response regulator: protein MEEIKINITLVEDNELYALFLEHKIKDLLNCNFKIYNNSEELINNLEFEKNTDIFILDYNLPGLKGLDTLRILRDRLPDAEIIILSNQSDIQVAIDLIKSGAFDYVIKNNDSVERILNAISKAQEFRFLRSENITLKLKINKYKSVSTIVAIIFIIFFTIILFLR, encoded by the coding sequence ATGGAGGAGATAAAAATCAATATTACTTTAGTTGAGGACAACGAACTATATGCATTATTCCTTGAACATAAGATAAAAGACCTTCTTAATTGTAATTTCAAAATATACAATAATTCGGAAGAACTCATTAATAATCTGGAGTTTGAAAAAAACACTGATATTTTTATTCTAGATTATAACCTTCCAGGCTTAAAGGGATTGGACACCTTGAGGATTTTAAGAGACCGATTACCTGATGCCGAAATAATAATTCTTTCTAATCAGTCCGATATTCAGGTTGCAATAGATCTGATAAAATCCGGTGCATTTGATTATGTCATCAAAAACAATGATTCCGTTGAGCGTATTTTAAATGCTATCAGCAAAGCTCAGGAATTTCGTTTTCTCCGTTCAGAAAACATTACCCTAAAACTTAAAATTAACAAGTATAAAAGCGTAAGCACAATTGTCGCAATAATCTTCATTATTTTTTTTACAATAATCCTTTTCCTGAGGTAA
- a CDS encoding cation-translocating P-type ATPase — protein MVYKESKEEFVRRLKTNSLNGLTQQEAKNRLDLHGYNEFEGQKKETLLQKSLHHLTEITSIILMIAASISGYVAITQGTGWAKVIVILSIVFINVIVAVYQESKSEAALEALKRLNTNTTTVIRDGKKSRINANELVPGDIVEFNTGDIITADCQLLETNSLQIDEASLTGESEPILKNEHFHSKNDSPIGDRFDWVFSGTLVTNGRGRAVVVKTAMNTEMGKIAKLLNQTEKLKTPLQIKLTQLSKRLSLIALIAAIAIFLIGKFIHHQSTLDMLLIGISLGVAAVPETLPIIVTMILSRGVFNMVKKNTIIRKIPAIETIGNTSVICSDKTGTLTQNKMKIQQIWIESSEPTQSTKEFSKAEMKTLVLLTVCSNATIEVDEEGNEKVIGDPTELAIIRLLHKKGLTRVDAEREFPRVEELPFNSKRKLMTTVHLVEDGYLVVTKGAFDRIPVIWKNEEQRIKAQKIHDEFGSKALRVIAIAAKRLAQYPEEIDEKTLEANLEFLGLIGMIDPPRYESKEAVKQAKEAGIRTVMITGDHKSTAQAIAKEIGILGNTDSELVVTGQELTEMSDDELKEKIKSISVYARVSPQDKIRIVQAWQSKGEVVAMTGDGVNDAPALKAADAGVAMGITGTEVSKNASDMIITDDNFATIVSAIKEGRTSFDNIRKTIYFLLSVNFAQIFIMLAGVTLGWGAPLTAVQILMVNVIADGIPGFFLSFEKSERGVMKRLPLRKDSGVFENGLGFKIFQRSLNFVIIVLLAFFLGANAPEIGSKELGVSMAFIVMSLSSALNIFNIRSKDSIFLTGLLENRKLFLGTLTSVFLTVLIMFIPILRQTFEVIPLNGHQWFIVVILAISPIIVNEIQKLITSKNKMV, from the coding sequence ATGGTATATAAAGAATCAAAAGAAGAGTTTGTCCGAAGGTTGAAAACTAATTCTCTTAATGGATTAACTCAACAAGAAGCTAAAAATAGATTAGACCTCCATGGATATAATGAATTTGAAGGTCAAAAGAAAGAAACTCTTCTTCAGAAATCCCTCCACCATTTAACCGAAATTACTTCTATCATTTTAATGATAGCTGCTTCTATTTCAGGATATGTCGCTATCACCCAGGGAACGGGTTGGGCTAAAGTAATCGTAATTCTTTCTATAGTTTTCATTAATGTTATTGTAGCAGTATACCAGGAAAGTAAATCAGAGGCAGCATTAGAAGCATTAAAACGGCTTAATACCAACACTACAACGGTCATCAGAGATGGAAAGAAATCCAGGATTAATGCAAACGAACTGGTACCGGGAGACATTGTTGAATTTAACACCGGTGATATCATTACTGCAGATTGTCAACTACTGGAAACTAATTCCCTTCAAATTGATGAAGCTTCCCTGACAGGAGAATCTGAACCCATCCTGAAAAATGAGCATTTTCACTCGAAAAATGATTCACCAATTGGTGACAGATTTGATTGGGTTTTCTCCGGGACTCTCGTTACCAATGGTAGAGGAAGGGCAGTAGTAGTCAAAACTGCAATGAATACGGAAATGGGTAAGATTGCCAAGCTTCTGAATCAAACTGAAAAACTGAAAACCCCTCTCCAAATCAAATTAACACAATTATCAAAGAGATTATCTCTCATTGCTTTAATAGCTGCAATAGCAATATTCCTAATTGGTAAATTCATTCATCACCAGTCTACCCTGGACATGCTGTTAATTGGTATCTCCTTAGGCGTGGCAGCAGTGCCGGAAACGCTTCCAATTATTGTTACCATGATTCTCTCCCGTGGCGTGTTCAATATGGTTAAAAAGAATACTATCATCAGAAAAATTCCTGCCATTGAAACTATCGGAAATACTTCTGTCATCTGTTCAGATAAAACCGGAACGCTGACGCAAAACAAAATGAAGATTCAACAGATCTGGATAGAATCAAGTGAACCTACCCAATCAACAAAAGAATTTTCCAAAGCAGAAATGAAGACTTTAGTGTTACTAACAGTTTGTTCAAATGCGACAATAGAAGTAGATGAAGAGGGGAATGAAAAAGTAATTGGCGACCCGACTGAATTAGCCATTATAAGATTATTACATAAAAAAGGGTTAACGAGAGTAGATGCTGAGCGGGAATTTCCAAGAGTTGAAGAATTGCCATTTAATTCTAAAAGAAAATTAATGACTACTGTACACCTTGTCGAGGACGGATATTTAGTAGTAACAAAAGGTGCTTTCGACAGGATTCCAGTCATCTGGAAAAATGAAGAACAAAGAATAAAAGCTCAAAAAATCCATGATGAATTCGGATCAAAAGCTTTAAGAGTAATTGCTATCGCTGCGAAAAGATTGGCTCAGTATCCTGAAGAAATTGACGAAAAAACTTTGGAAGCTAATTTAGAATTCCTCGGTTTAATCGGAATGATTGATCCTCCGAGGTACGAATCGAAAGAAGCAGTTAAACAAGCGAAAGAAGCTGGTATTAGGACTGTTATGATAACTGGTGATCACAAGTCAACTGCTCAGGCCATTGCAAAAGAGATAGGAATTTTAGGAAATACAGATTCAGAATTAGTAGTCACTGGTCAGGAACTAACGGAAATGAGTGACGATGAATTGAAAGAAAAGATTAAGTCTATTTCAGTCTATGCCAGAGTATCTCCTCAGGATAAGATCAGAATTGTACAGGCCTGGCAATCAAAAGGTGAAGTAGTAGCGATGACTGGAGACGGTGTCAATGATGCACCGGCTCTGAAAGCTGCAGACGCAGGTGTTGCCATGGGTATAACAGGAACTGAAGTTTCGAAAAATGCTTCTGATATGATTATTACAGATGACAATTTTGCGACTATAGTTAGCGCTATCAAAGAAGGCCGTACTTCCTTTGATAATATCAGGAAAACCATTTATTTCTTATTGTCTGTAAATTTTGCTCAAATCTTTATAATGCTGGCTGGAGTAACATTAGGTTGGGGCGCACCGTTGACTGCAGTCCAAATTCTGATGGTTAACGTAATCGCAGATGGCATTCCAGGATTCTTTCTTTCTTTTGAAAAATCAGAAAGAGGTGTTATGAAACGACTACCGTTAAGAAAAGATTCTGGAGTATTCGAAAATGGATTGGGATTTAAAATTTTCCAACGTTCTTTAAATTTTGTTATCATTGTTCTCTTGGCATTCTTTTTAGGGGCTAATGCTCCTGAAATCGGTTCCAAAGAATTGGGAGTCTCAATGGCTTTCATTGTAATGTCCCTATCATCTGCTTTGAATATCTTTAATATCAGAAGTAAGGATTCAATATTCTTAACCGGTTTATTAGAAAACAGGAAGTTATTTCTGGGAACATTAACTTCCGTCTTTCTTACCGTTTTGATTATGTTTATTCCGATATTAAGACAAACCTTTGAAGTAATTCCTTTGAATGGCCATCAATGGTTCATTGTTGTAATTCTTGCAATAAGCCCGATCATAGTAAATGAAATCCAGAAATTAATAACTTCCAAGAATAAGATGGTATAG
- a CDS encoding Hsp20/alpha crystallin family protein — MALIFLGKNEWHIFFLLSIKSKMEKIMTLLVKENREKDFTPKSFSDFIDSFFNEASAVQSNQAKYFSPKADILEADKEFQIQLALPGLKKEEIKVDFHDKRLTVSGERKAEFKEQGKKVHALGTAYGQFHRSFVLPDEIAHENIQAEFKDGILFITIPKAEKIEKKSVIEVK, encoded by the coding sequence TTGGCATTGATTTTTTTAGGAAAAAATGAGTGGCATATTTTTTTCTTATTGTCAATTAAATCAAAAATGGAAAAAATTATGACACTATTAGTAAAAGAAAACAGAGAAAAAGATTTCACTCCAAAATCATTTTCCGATTTTATCGATAGCTTTTTTAATGAAGCATCAGCAGTGCAAAGTAATCAGGCAAAATATTTTTCTCCCAAAGCTGATATATTAGAAGCTGATAAAGAATTTCAGATTCAGCTGGCATTACCAGGACTAAAAAAAGAAGAAATCAAAGTTGATTTTCATGATAAAAGATTAACGGTTAGTGGAGAGAGAAAAGCTGAATTTAAAGAGCAAGGCAAAAAAGTACATGCTTTGGGAACTGCCTATGGGCAATTTCACAGATCATTTGTCTTGCCTGATGAAATTGCGCATGAAAATATTCAGGCAGAGTTTAAAGATGGAATTTTATTCATTACAATTCCAAAAGCTGAAAAAATTGAAAAGAAGTCAGTGATTGAAGTGAAATAA